In one window of Streptomyces sp. NBC_01224 DNA:
- a CDS encoding siderophore-interacting protein — MTTSVAPPITPFRFFGLTVLRTRRLGPSMLRVTFGGPGLDGFAAGGRDQSLSLFLPHPGQPEPVVPVDEDGNWFAAWRALPDDVRAVMRSYTVRTQRRTPDGATEIDIDFALHGDGGPACRWAAAASPGDPLKALGPAVEDNTAVRFRPPQDTDWVLIWADETALPAASAALEWLPAGMKAQVWLEVQHTEDRQALNTAARARITWLVRDEGAPAGLEAVRAAELPEGAPYVWIAGESSQVRALRRHLVQERRFDRRRVTFVGYWRRGMSEEQLREATATADA; from the coding sequence ATGACGACGTCTGTCGCACCCCCCATCACCCCCTTCCGGTTCTTCGGCCTGACCGTCCTGCGGACCCGGCGACTCGGACCCTCCATGCTCCGGGTCACCTTCGGCGGCCCGGGACTCGACGGCTTCGCCGCCGGAGGACGCGACCAGAGCCTGTCGCTGTTCCTGCCGCACCCCGGCCAGCCGGAACCAGTCGTTCCGGTCGATGAAGACGGCAATTGGTTCGCCGCCTGGCGCGCCCTTCCGGACGACGTGCGGGCCGTCATGCGCTCGTACACCGTGCGCACCCAGCGCCGCACACCCGACGGGGCGACCGAGATCGACATCGACTTCGCGTTGCACGGGGACGGCGGGCCCGCCTGCCGCTGGGCGGCCGCCGCCTCCCCCGGCGATCCGCTCAAGGCGCTGGGCCCGGCCGTCGAGGACAACACCGCCGTCCGTTTCCGCCCTCCGCAGGACACCGACTGGGTGCTGATCTGGGCCGACGAGACCGCGCTGCCCGCCGCGTCCGCCGCCCTGGAGTGGCTGCCGGCCGGCATGAAGGCCCAGGTCTGGCTGGAGGTCCAGCACACCGAGGACCGCCAGGCCCTCAACACCGCGGCCAGGGCCCGGATCACCTGGCTCGTACGGGACGAAGGCGCACCCGCCGGCCTGGAGGCCGTCCGGGCGGCCGAGTTGCCCGAGGGGGCACCGTACGTCTGGATCGCGGGCGAGTCGTCACAGGTGCGGGCACTGCGCCGCCATCTCGTGCAGGAGCGCCGATTCGACCGCAGGCGCGTGACGTTCGTCGGGTACTGGCGTCGCGGAATGAGCGAGGAGCAGCTGCGCGAGGCGACGGCCACCGCGGACGCGTAG
- a CDS encoding GNAT family N-acetyltransferase: MNPQHWPLYGLRLRTPRLELRLPDLELLDDLASVAADGVHPPADMPFTVPWTDASPAECGKAVFQHVLATVANWSVRDWALSLVVLHEGKAVGRQDVMAKDFAVTGEVGTGSWLGLAHQGQGIGTEMRAAALHLAFAGLGARTAVSAAMTDNPRSLGVSRRLGYLPDGLEVGAVRGAPVTLQRLRLDRARWEAYRAVEVTVEGLDDCRKEFGA; the protein is encoded by the coding sequence ATGAATCCGCAGCACTGGCCCCTGTACGGGCTCCGCCTCCGCACGCCGCGCCTGGAACTCCGTCTCCCGGACCTGGAGTTGCTGGACGATCTCGCGTCGGTCGCTGCGGACGGGGTGCACCCGCCGGCCGATATGCCGTTCACGGTCCCCTGGACCGACGCGTCGCCCGCCGAGTGCGGCAAGGCCGTGTTCCAGCATGTGCTGGCCACCGTCGCCAACTGGTCCGTACGGGACTGGGCACTGAGCCTCGTCGTGCTGCACGAGGGCAAGGCGGTCGGGCGGCAGGACGTGATGGCGAAGGACTTCGCCGTGACCGGTGAGGTCGGCACCGGCTCGTGGCTGGGTCTGGCCCATCAGGGTCAGGGCATCGGCACCGAGATGCGGGCCGCCGCCCTGCATCTCGCCTTCGCCGGACTCGGGGCCCGGACCGCGGTCTCGGCCGCCATGACCGACAACCCGCGCTCGCTGGGTGTCTCGCGCCGGCTCGGATATCTGCCGGACGGACTGGAGGTCGGCGCGGTACGGGGTGCGCCCGTCACTCTGCAGCGGCTGCGGCTGGACCGTGCCCGCTGGGAGGCGTACCGGGCCGTCGAGGTGACGGTCGAGGGGCTCGACGACTGCCGGAAGGAATTCGGGGCATGA
- a CDS encoding Ig-like domain repeat protein, which translates to MRTRTVSTALAVLFSSTALAVGTTGSAMADSSKALPISSYGDIAVDGVHKRVYISDPSGNKVVVTDYAGKVVTTVPNLPGVQDLAIAPDSRSVYAAVPGSDAVVAIETTTSTAAAQYGTGENTRPQTLAVAGGRVWFMYGEQPSHHLGSFDPAQSSPEVALDQLPGIGWYDAPELESAGNTLVLGVHGTWSGLAVYDVSTSTPVLRKQGMPSEAANYMDDFALSADGKKIVAASGESPYAATAINTDDLTRTGGYPTKADHPNSAAIAPDGTVALSTYSWYDTDIYIYKPGATTPYRTYTYDQGTPGGDTITSQGLAWAPDGTKLFALAGGYGGPSLRVLDDATRYPVKATVSAPAKATRAKKLDVTGKLTSGKSFPSGSRVTVTRTDIDSPKGKSLGTKTVGSSGAFSFSDTPPAGGNVTYTATYAGDATHAPASGKDTVAVSRTATALTLNHNGGTYSYGAKVSFTAHLGKTYKNRTVEIWADPFGADKPKKLLQKGKVNSKGNLSVTVSMTRNTAVTAVYAGDARSGSKTVKSTAYAKVKVSTSVSKQYKTGKIGSTTYYWFHKNTDPVLTTSMTYYKGRQQRFGLQVYYQGKWYDADPEYFALGTNGKSVVRLEAPGKSGIRARMRSSYIKGSSGDNVNSTTHGAWKYLYFTK; encoded by the coding sequence GTGCGTACGCGCACCGTGTCGACCGCGCTCGCGGTCCTCTTCAGCTCGACGGCGCTGGCCGTCGGCACCACGGGGTCGGCCATGGCCGACTCCAGCAAGGCCCTGCCGATCTCCTCGTACGGCGACATCGCCGTGGACGGTGTACACAAGCGGGTCTACATCAGCGATCCGAGCGGCAACAAGGTCGTCGTCACCGACTACGCGGGCAAGGTCGTGACGACCGTCCCGAATCTCCCTGGCGTACAGGATCTGGCGATCGCGCCCGACTCCCGTTCCGTCTACGCGGCCGTCCCGGGCAGCGACGCCGTCGTGGCCATCGAGACGACCACCTCGACCGCCGCCGCGCAGTACGGCACCGGCGAGAACACCCGGCCCCAGACGCTGGCGGTGGCGGGCGGGCGGGTCTGGTTCATGTACGGCGAGCAGCCTTCGCACCACCTGGGCTCGTTCGACCCCGCGCAGAGCAGCCCGGAGGTCGCCCTCGACCAGCTCCCCGGCATCGGCTGGTACGACGCCCCCGAGCTGGAGTCCGCCGGGAACACCCTGGTGCTCGGCGTCCACGGCACCTGGTCCGGACTGGCCGTGTACGACGTGTCGACGAGCACCCCCGTCCTGCGCAAGCAGGGCATGCCGTCCGAGGCCGCGAACTACATGGACGACTTCGCACTCAGCGCCGACGGCAAGAAGATCGTCGCCGCCTCGGGCGAGTCCCCCTACGCGGCGACCGCGATCAACACCGACGACCTCACCCGTACCGGCGGCTACCCGACCAAGGCGGACCATCCCAACTCGGCCGCGATCGCCCCGGACGGCACGGTCGCCCTGTCCACCTACAGCTGGTACGACACGGACATCTACATCTACAAGCCCGGCGCGACGACGCCGTACCGCACGTACACGTACGACCAGGGCACGCCGGGCGGCGACACCATCACCTCGCAAGGACTGGCGTGGGCCCCCGACGGGACCAAGCTGTTCGCGCTCGCCGGCGGTTACGGCGGGCCGTCCCTGCGGGTCCTCGACGACGCCACCCGCTACCCGGTCAAGGCCACCGTCTCCGCGCCCGCCAAGGCGACCCGCGCCAAGAAGCTCGACGTCACCGGCAAACTGACCTCCGGCAAGTCCTTCCCCTCGGGCTCCAGGGTCACCGTCACCCGGACCGATATCGACTCCCCCAAGGGCAAGTCGCTCGGCACGAAGACGGTCGGTTCGTCCGGTGCGTTCTCCTTCAGCGACACACCGCCCGCCGGCGGCAACGTCACCTACACGGCGACGTACGCGGGCGACGCCACACACGCGCCCGCATCGGGCAAGGACACGGTCGCCGTCTCGCGCACCGCCACCGCCCTCACGCTCAACCACAACGGCGGCACCTACTCCTACGGCGCCAAGGTCTCGTTCACCGCGCACCTCGGCAAGACGTACAAGAACCGCACCGTCGAGATCTGGGCCGATCCCTTCGGCGCCGACAAGCCCAAGAAGCTGCTGCAGAAGGGCAAGGTCAACTCCAAGGGCAACCTGTCGGTCACCGTGAGCATGACCCGTAACACCGCGGTCACCGCGGTCTACGCGGGCGATGCCCGCTCGGGTTCCAAGACCGTCAAGTCGACCGCGTACGCCAAGGTGAAGGTCTCCACCTCCGTCTCCAAGCAGTACAAGACAGGCAAGATCGGTTCCACGACGTACTACTGGTTCCACAAGAACACCGACCCGGTCCTCACCACGTCGATGACGTACTACAAGGGCCGCCAGCAGCGCTTCGGGCTCCAGGTCTACTACCAGGGCAAGTGGTACGACGCGGACCCCGAGTACTTCGCGCTGGGCACCAACGGCAAGTCCGTGGTCCGCCTCGAAGCCCCTGGCAAGTCCGGCATCCGCGCCCGGATGCGCTCCTCGTACATCAAGGGCTCCTCGGGTGACAACGTGAACTCGACGACGCACGGCGCGTGGAAGTACCTGTACTTCACGAAGTAG
- a CDS encoding acyl-CoA dehydrogenase family protein — MSLDHRLTAEHEELRRTVEEFAHDVIAPKIGDFYERHEFPYEIVREMGRMGLFGLPFPEEYGGMGGDYLALGIALEELARVDSSVAITLEAGVSLGAMPVYHFGTEEQKRQWLPRLCSGEALGAFGLTEPDAGSDAGGTRTTAVRDEATGEWVINGSKCFITNSGTDITELVTVTAVTGRKENGAPLISSIIVPSGTPGFTVAAPYSKVGWNASDTRELSFSDVRVPLENLLGQEGRGYAQFLRILDEGRIAIAALATGLAQGCVDESVKYAKERQAFGRPIGANQAIQFKIADMEMRAHMARAGWRDAASRLVAGEPFKKEAAIAKLYSSTVAVDNAREATQVHGGYGFMNEYPVARMWRDSKILEIGEGTSEVQRMLIARELGLPA, encoded by the coding sequence ATGTCCCTGGACCACCGGCTGACCGCCGAGCACGAGGAACTGCGTCGCACCGTCGAGGAGTTCGCGCACGATGTGATCGCGCCGAAGATCGGCGACTTCTACGAGCGCCATGAGTTCCCGTACGAGATCGTGCGGGAGATGGGACGGATGGGCCTGTTCGGGCTGCCGTTCCCCGAGGAGTACGGCGGCATGGGCGGCGACTATCTCGCCCTCGGGATCGCCCTGGAGGAACTGGCCCGCGTCGACTCGTCCGTGGCGATCACCCTGGAGGCCGGGGTCTCGCTCGGCGCGATGCCCGTCTACCACTTCGGTACGGAGGAGCAAAAGCGGCAGTGGCTGCCGAGGCTCTGTTCGGGCGAGGCGCTCGGCGCGTTCGGCCTGACCGAGCCGGACGCCGGTTCGGACGCGGGCGGCACCCGCACGACGGCGGTGCGCGACGAGGCCACGGGCGAGTGGGTGATCAACGGCTCGAAGTGCTTCATCACCAACTCCGGTACGGACATCACGGAACTGGTCACGGTCACGGCCGTGACCGGCCGCAAGGAGAACGGCGCCCCGCTGATCTCCTCGATCATCGTGCCGTCCGGCACCCCCGGCTTCACCGTCGCCGCCCCGTACTCCAAGGTCGGCTGGAACGCCTCGGACACCCGCGAGCTGTCCTTCTCCGACGTCCGCGTGCCCCTGGAGAACCTGCTGGGGCAGGAGGGCCGCGGCTACGCCCAGTTCCTGCGCATCCTGGACGAGGGCCGGATCGCCATCGCCGCGCTGGCCACGGGCCTGGCGCAGGGCTGTGTGGACGAGTCGGTGAAGTACGCCAAGGAGCGCCAGGCCTTCGGCAGGCCGATCGGCGCCAACCAGGCCATCCAGTTCAAGATCGCGGACATGGAGATGCGGGCCCACATGGCCCGGGCCGGCTGGCGCGACGCGGCGTCGCGCCTGGTGGCGGGCGAACCGTTCAAGAAGGAGGCGGCGATCGCGAAGCTGTACTCGTCGACGGTGGCGGTGGACAACGCCCGCGAGGCGACCCAGGTCCACGGCGGCTACGGCTTCATGAACGAGTACCCGGTGGCCCGGATGTGGCGCGACTCCAAGATCCTGGAGATCGGCGAGGGCACGAGCGAGGTGCAGCGGATGCTGATCGCGCGGGAGCTGGGGCTGCCGGCCTGA
- a CDS encoding hydroxymethylglutaryl-CoA lyase: MTPRTLPMTVPAQDLPPRVRIHEVGARDGLQNEKAVVPTEVKAEFIHRLAASGLTSIEATSFVHPKWVPQLADAQDLFPRLDDIEGVALPVLVPNERGLDRALALGARRIAVFGSATETFAARNLNRTVDESLAMFEPVVARAKADKVHVRGYLSMCFGDPWEGPVPVHQVVRVAKALMDLGCDELSLGDTIGVATPGHVQDLLSELNEEGVHTDTIGVHFHDTYGQALSNTLAALQHGVTTVDASAGGLGGCPYAKSATGNLATEDLVWMLDGLGIETGVDLDALTATSVWLAEQLGRPSPSRTVRALSVRSTQSHKE; encoded by the coding sequence ATGACACCCCGCACCCTGCCCATGACCGTGCCCGCCCAGGATCTGCCCCCGCGGGTACGCATCCACGAGGTCGGCGCCCGCGACGGGCTGCAGAACGAGAAGGCCGTCGTACCGACCGAGGTGAAGGCGGAATTCATCCACCGTCTGGCCGCGTCGGGCCTGACCAGCATCGAGGCGACCAGCTTCGTGCACCCGAAGTGGGTGCCCCAACTGGCCGACGCACAGGACCTGTTCCCCCGCCTCGACGACATCGAGGGCGTCGCCCTGCCGGTACTCGTACCGAACGAACGCGGCCTGGACCGGGCCCTGGCGCTCGGCGCCCGCCGCATCGCCGTGTTCGGCTCGGCGACCGAGACGTTCGCCGCCCGCAATCTCAACCGCACCGTCGACGAGTCGCTCGCCATGTTCGAGCCGGTCGTCGCCCGGGCCAAGGCCGACAAGGTGCATGTCCGTGGCTATCTGTCGATGTGCTTCGGCGACCCGTGGGAGGGGCCCGTCCCCGTCCACCAGGTCGTCCGCGTGGCCAAGGCACTGATGGACCTCGGCTGCGACGAACTCTCCCTCGGCGACACCATCGGCGTCGCCACGCCCGGCCATGTGCAGGACCTGCTCTCCGAGCTGAACGAGGAGGGAGTGCACACCGACACCATCGGCGTGCACTTCCACGACACGTACGGCCAGGCCCTCTCCAACACCCTCGCCGCGCTCCAGCACGGTGTCACCACCGTGGACGCCTCCGCGGGCGGCCTCGGCGGCTGCCCGTACGCGAAGAGCGCGACCGGGAATCTCGCCACCGAAGACCTCGTGTGGATGCTCGACGGCCTCGGCATCGAAACCGGGGTCGACCTCGACGCGCTCACCGCCACCAGCGTGTGGCTCGCCGAACAACTGGGCCGACCCAGCCCGTCCCGTACCGTCCGCGCGCTCTCGGTGCGATCAACACAGTCCCACAAGGAGTGA
- a CDS encoding acetyl-CoA carboxylase biotin carboxylase subunit, with protein sequence MFDTVLVANRGEIAVRVIRTLRELGVRSVAVFSDADAEARHVREADTAVRIGPAPASMSYLSVPALLDAARRTGAQAVHPGYGFLAENAGFARACAEAGLAFIGPPAQAISLMGDKIRAKETVAAAGVPVVPGSSGSGLTDAQLDTAAREIGTPVLLKPSAGGGGKGMRLVRDEALLADEIAAARREARASFGDDTLLVERWIDRPRHIEIQVLADAHGNVVHLGERECSLQRRHQKIIEEAPSVLLDEETRAAMGEAAVQAARSCGYVGAGTVEFIVPGNDPASYYFMEMNTRLQVEHPVTELITGLDLVEWQLRVAAGEQLPYEQQDIKLTGHAVEARICAEDPFRGFLPSGGTVLALHEPQGNGVRTDSGLGTGGEVGSLYDPMLSKVIAYGPDRAAALRRLRAALADTVILGVPTNAGFLRRLLAHPAVVAGDLDTGLVEREVAGLVPEGVPEEVYAAAALLRQPSPVSTSPVDGSGWVDPFSVASGWRLGGTPARTVRHFRLPGHDPVQVSLRSCPAGTELTFGHVGEGAQPPEPATGACGPLAPMPGGKETARLIELSPHHLTLELAGVTHTFTHAASPEGTWLGRDGDTWHVQDHDPVQASLAGAARTGADTLAAPMPGTVTVVKVEVGDEVVAGQSLLVVEAMKMEHVISAPHAGIVTELDVTAGATVAMDQILAVVTPAEAPGEDA encoded by the coding sequence ATGTTCGACACCGTTCTTGTCGCCAACCGCGGCGAGATCGCGGTCCGGGTCATCCGGACCCTGCGCGAACTGGGTGTGCGGTCCGTCGCCGTCTTCAGCGACGCGGACGCGGAGGCCCGGCATGTACGGGAGGCCGACACCGCGGTACGGATCGGGCCCGCGCCCGCCTCGATGAGCTATCTGAGCGTGCCCGCGCTGCTGGACGCGGCCCGCCGCACCGGCGCGCAGGCCGTCCACCCCGGGTACGGATTCCTCGCCGAGAACGCGGGCTTCGCGCGGGCGTGCGCGGAGGCGGGACTGGCCTTCATCGGTCCGCCCGCCCAGGCCATCTCGCTGATGGGCGACAAGATCCGGGCCAAGGAGACGGTCGCGGCGGCCGGGGTCCCGGTGGTGCCGGGCTCGTCCGGGAGCGGGCTCACCGATGCCCAGCTGGACACCGCGGCCCGTGAGATCGGTACGCCCGTACTGCTGAAGCCCTCGGCGGGCGGCGGCGGCAAGGGCATGCGGCTGGTACGCGACGAGGCGCTGCTCGCGGACGAGATCGCGGCCGCCCGGCGCGAGGCACGGGCCTCGTTCGGCGACGACACGCTGCTCGTGGAGCGGTGGATCGACCGGCCCCGGCACATCGAGATCCAGGTGCTGGCGGACGCCCACGGCAATGTGGTCCACCTCGGTGAGCGCGAATGCTCGCTCCAGCGCCGCCACCAGAAGATCATCGAGGAGGCGCCGTCCGTCCTGCTCGACGAGGAGACCCGGGCGGCGATGGGCGAGGCGGCCGTCCAGGCGGCCCGCAGTTGCGGATATGTGGGCGCGGGCACGGTGGAGTTCATCGTCCCGGGCAACGACCCCGCCTCGTACTACTTCATGGAGATGAACACCCGCCTCCAGGTCGAACACCCCGTCACCGAGCTGATCACCGGCCTGGACCTGGTGGAGTGGCAGCTGAGGGTCGCGGCGGGCGAGCAACTCCCTTACGAACAGCAGGACATAAAGCTCACCGGCCATGCCGTCGAGGCCCGGATCTGCGCGGAGGACCCGTTCCGCGGCTTCCTGCCGTCCGGTGGCACGGTGCTCGCGCTGCACGAGCCGCAGGGCAACGGCGTACGGACGGACTCCGGGCTCGGCACGGGTGGCGAGGTCGGCAGCCTGTACGACCCGATGCTGTCGAAGGTCATCGCGTACGGCCCCGACCGCGCCGCCGCCCTGCGCCGGCTGCGTGCGGCGCTCGCGGACACGGTGATCCTCGGCGTCCCGACGAACGCCGGCTTCCTGCGCCGGCTGCTTGCCCACCCGGCGGTGGTGGCGGGCGATCTGGACACCGGTCTGGTGGAGCGCGAGGTGGCCGGGCTGGTGCCGGAGGGGGTGCCGGAGGAGGTGTACGCGGCGGCGGCGCTGCTGCGGCAGCCCTCCCCGGTGAGCACCTCCCCCGTGGACGGCTCCGGCTGGGTGGACCCGTTCTCCGTGGCGAGCGGCTGGCGGCTGGGCGGCACCCCGGCCCGGACGGTGCGCCACTTCCGGCTGCCGGGCCACGACCCGGTGCAGGTGTCACTGCGCTCCTGCCCGGCGGGCACCGAGCTGACGTTCGGCCATGTCGGGGAGGGCGCACAGCCGCCGGAGCCCGCGACGGGCGCCTGCGGCCCGCTGGCCCCGATGCCCGGCGGCAAGGAGACGGCCAGGCTGATCGAGCTGTCCCCGCATCACCTCACGCTCGAACTCGCCGGTGTCACCCACACGTTCACCCATGCCGCGTCCCCCGAGGGGACCTGGCTGGGCCGCGACGGCGACACCTGGCACGTACAGGATCACGATCCCGTTCAGGCGTCGCTGGCCGGCGCCGCCCGCACCGGGGCGGACACGCTCGCCGCGCCCATGCCCGGGACCGTCACCGTTGTGAAGGTGGAGGTCGGGGACGAGGTCGTGGCCGGTCAGAGCCTGCTCGTCGTCGAGGCGATGAAGATGGAACACGTCATCTCCGCCCCGCACGCCGGGATCGTGACCGAGCTGGATGTCACCGCCGGCGCCACGGTCGCCATGGACCAGATCCTGGCCGTGGTGACCCCCGCCGAAGCTCCCGGGGAGGACGCATGA
- a CDS encoding carboxyl transferase domain-containing protein translates to MQQAPVLASAADPASEAWQANEAAHHALADELRKRLATARLGGGEKARARHVARGKLLPRDRVDTLLDPGSPFLELAPLAAEGLYGGAAPAAGVIAGIGRVSGRECVIVANDATVKGGTYYPMTVKKHLRAQEVALENRLPCLYLVDSGGAFLPMQDEVFPDREHFGRIFFNQARMSGAGIPQIAAVLGSCTAGGAYVPAMSDEAVIVRNQGTIFLGGPPLVKAATGEVVTAEELGGGEVHSRTSGVTDHLAEDDAHALRIVRNIVATLPERGALPWSVQPVEEPKVDPAGLYGAVPVDSRTPYDVREVIARVVDASRFAEFKAEYGTTLITGFARIHGHPVGIVANNGILFSESAQKGAHFIELCDQRGIPLVFLQNISGFMVGRDYEAGGIAKHGAKMVTAVACTRVPKLTVVVGGSYGAGNYSMCGRAYSPRFLWMWPNAKISVMGGEQAASVLATVKRDQLGDDWSAADEEAFKAPIREQYETQGNAYYATARLWDDGVIDPMETRQVLGLALTACANAPLGEPGFGVFRM, encoded by the coding sequence ATGCAGCAGGCACCGGTGCTGGCGAGCGCGGCCGATCCCGCCTCCGAGGCCTGGCAGGCCAACGAGGCGGCGCATCACGCGCTCGCCGACGAGCTGCGTAAGCGGCTCGCCACGGCCAGGCTCGGCGGGGGTGAGAAGGCCCGCGCCCGGCATGTGGCGCGCGGCAAACTGCTGCCCCGGGATCGGGTGGACACATTGCTGGACCCCGGGTCGCCCTTCCTGGAGCTGGCGCCGCTGGCGGCCGAGGGGCTGTACGGGGGTGCCGCCCCGGCGGCCGGGGTGATCGCCGGGATCGGCCGGGTCAGCGGCCGGGAGTGCGTGATCGTCGCCAATGACGCGACCGTCAAGGGCGGCACGTACTACCCGATGACCGTGAAGAAGCACCTTCGCGCCCAGGAGGTGGCGCTGGAGAACCGGCTCCCCTGCCTGTATCTCGTCGACTCGGGCGGGGCGTTCCTGCCGATGCAGGACGAGGTCTTCCCGGACCGGGAGCACTTCGGGCGGATCTTCTTCAACCAGGCCCGGATGTCGGGGGCCGGGATTCCGCAGATCGCGGCGGTGCTGGGCTCGTGCACGGCGGGCGGGGCGTACGTCCCCGCGATGAGCGACGAGGCCGTGATCGTCCGCAATCAGGGCACGATCTTCCTGGGCGGTCCGCCGCTGGTGAAGGCCGCCACCGGCGAAGTCGTGACGGCCGAGGAGCTGGGCGGCGGCGAGGTGCACTCCCGTACGTCGGGGGTGACCGACCATCTCGCCGAGGACGACGCCCACGCGCTGCGGATCGTGCGGAACATCGTCGCCACGCTGCCGGAGCGCGGCGCGCTTCCGTGGTCGGTGCAGCCGGTCGAGGAGCCGAAGGTCGATCCCGCCGGGCTGTACGGGGCCGTCCCGGTCGATTCCCGGACGCCGTACGACGTACGGGAGGTGATCGCCCGGGTGGTGGACGCCTCCCGGTTCGCCGAGTTCAAGGCGGAGTACGGGACGACGCTGATCACCGGATTCGCCCGTATCCACGGCCACCCGGTCGGGATCGTCGCCAACAACGGCATCCTGTTCTCCGAGTCCGCCCAGAAGGGCGCCCACTTCATCGAGCTGTGCGACCAGCGCGGTATCCCGCTGGTCTTCCTGCAGAACATCTCGGGCTTCATGGTGGGGCGGGACTACGAGGCCGGCGGCATCGCCAAGCACGGCGCGAAGATGGTCACGGCCGTCGCCTGCACCCGTGTGCCGAAGCTGACCGTCGTGGTCGGCGGGTCGTACGGGGCGGGCAACTACTCGATGTGCGGGCGGGCCTACTCACCGCGCTTCCTGTGGATGTGGCCCAACGCGAAGATCTCCGTCATGGGCGGCGAGCAGGCCGCGTCCGTCCTCGCGACGGTCAAGCGCGATCAGCTGGGCGACGACTGGAGCGCGGCGGACGAGGAGGCCTTCAAGGCCCCGATCCGCGAGCAGTACGAGACCCAGGGCAATGCGTACTACGCCACGGCCCGGCTGTGGGACGACGGCGTGATCGACCCGATGGAGACCCGGCAGGTACTGGGGCTCGCTCTGACCGCGTGTGCCAACGCCCCGCTGGGTGAGCCCGGCTTCGGCGTCTTCCGGATGTGA
- a CDS encoding DUF418 domain-containing protein produces MTQQSQSQSESVRGVGAGTARGVTERPRILEVDALRGFALAGILVVNVLTTAGPPGVRGGLAHVHAADGAVEWLVVLLAQSKFYLLFSFLFGYSFTLQMDSAARAGARFVPRMSRRLAGLSVLGLAHAVLLYTGDILMMYALCGLVLLAARNAGPARAWRAALWVYGVAGGFLLLVGLGAALFDPGDLGESAAVKAELTAAYRGGFTEVVGANIRALPDIVAALPLMGGYVVAAFLVGFVAGRRQWLGAAALADRTRLRRIFLTGLAIGVPGAVFSAAGMAGPLPARWELFGLAVGLAAAPALSAAYATGLLLWFATPSGAATARVFAPAGRMALTNYLTQSLVMALVFSGYGLGLYGRTGAAAAVGGALVLYACQLALSGWLMRRHRLGPVEWLLRVVTLWARPGKATARKVS; encoded by the coding sequence ATGACGCAGCAGTCGCAGTCGCAGTCGGAGTCGGTGCGAGGGGTGGGTGCGGGAACGGCCAGGGGAGTGACGGAGAGGCCGCGCATCCTCGAAGTGGACGCCCTGCGCGGGTTCGCGCTCGCCGGGATCCTGGTCGTGAACGTCCTGACGACGGCCGGGCCTCCGGGCGTCAGGGGTGGGCTCGCGCATGTGCACGCGGCGGACGGGGCCGTGGAATGGCTGGTCGTTCTCCTCGCGCAGTCGAAGTTCTACCTGCTCTTCTCCTTCCTCTTCGGCTACAGCTTCACCCTTCAGATGGACTCGGCCGCCCGCGCCGGAGCACGCTTCGTACCCCGGATGTCACGGCGGCTGGCCGGACTGTCCGTGCTCGGGCTCGCGCACGCGGTGCTGCTCTACACCGGCGACATCCTCATGATGTACGCCCTGTGCGGACTGGTCCTGCTGGCCGCCCGGAACGCCGGGCCCGCGAGGGCCTGGCGGGCGGCGCTGTGGGTGTACGGCGTCGCCGGCGGGTTCCTGCTGCTCGTCGGTCTGGGCGCCGCGCTGTTCGATCCCGGCGACCTGGGCGAATCCGCCGCGGTGAAGGCCGAGCTGACCGCCGCCTACCGGGGCGGCTTCACCGAGGTCGTCGGCGCCAACATCAGGGCACTGCCCGACATCGTGGCAGCCCTTCCGCTGATGGGCGGTTATGTCGTCGCCGCCTTCCTCGTGGGGTTCGTGGCCGGCCGGCGGCAGTGGCTCGGTGCGGCCGCGCTCGCCGACCGGACGCGGCTGCGCCGCATCTTTCTGACAGGTCTCGCCATCGGAGTCCCCGGGGCGGTCTTCTCCGCGGCCGGGATGGCGGGGCCGCTGCCGGCGCGCTGGGAACTGTTCGGCCTGGCAGTCGGTCTGGCCGCGGCGCCGGCGCTCTCGGCCGCGTACGCCACGGGGCTGCTGCTGTGGTTCGCCACGCCGAGCGGCGCCGCGACGGCCCGGGTCTTCGCGCCCGCCGGGCGGATGGCGCTGACCAACTACCTGACCCAGTCCCTCGTCATGGCCCTCGTCTTCTCCGGGTACGGCCTGGGGCTGTACGGCCGCACGGGCGCGGCGGCGGCGGTCGGCGGGGCGCTCGTGCTCTACGCCTGCCAGCTCGCGCTCAGCGGGTGGCTGATGCGGCGCCACCGACTCGGGCCCGTGGAGTGGCTGCTGCGCGTGGTGACGCTGTGGGCGCGGCCCGGGAAGGCGACGGCCAGGAAGGTTTCGTAG